The Chlamydia poikilotherma DNA segment TTAGGAATGCAGGGAATGAGAGAAGGTGAAACTCGCATCCTTTATATTCATCCTGATTTAGCTTACGGGACTGCCGGTCAATTGCCTCCAAACTCTCTATTGATTTTTGAAATTAGTTTAATTGAAACTACAGATGATTCTGTAGCTACAAAAAATACAGAGAATAAGAATACGGCTTCATGAAAGTAGTTCTTTACAATCCTGATATTCCCCAAAACACGGGGAATATAGGAAGAACTTGTGTAGCTCTAGGTGCTGAATTAATTTTAGTGAGGCCCCTAGGGTTTTCTCTACTCGATAAATTTGTTAAGCGCGCCGGGATGGATTACTGGGATAAGGTTGATCTATCTGTTGTGGATTCTTTAGACGAAGCTCTATCCGGAGTAGATCAAAACAAGGTTTTTTGTCTTTCAACCAAAGGTTCAAAATACTATGGGGATGTTTCTCTCCCTATGGACGGTGTATATCTTTTTGGTTCTGAATCGAAGGGGTTACCTGAGGAAGTGCTAAAAAAATACTACAACCACTGCTATTACTTGCCTATGAAGCGTGGAATTAGGTCTCTGAATTTAGCAACAACTGTGGGTGTAGTGCTTTTTGAAACAGTCCGACAAAATAATCAGAGTGGTTGTATTCACAATGTGGATTAAGAGTGCTGATTAATTAGCTTAATCAAAGAATCCTTATCTTTTAGTCCAACTACACGATCGATCTCTTTTCCATCTTTAAATAGAATTAGGGTAGGAATTGAAGAAACCCCATACTGTTCTGCTGGTGCAGGATGGTCATCTATGTTTAGTTTTCCAATGAGCACTGAGGGTACTTCTGTTGCAAGACTTTCTAATACGGGAGTTAGCATTTTGCAAGGCCCACACCATTCAGCAAAGAAATCTATAAGTACTAGACCTGTGGTGATGAAGGAATTGAAATTTTCAGCAGATACGACTTTGACCATAATTCTCCAATAAGTTCGGGGTATTCGTTTTGAATTTTACTTGCAGCTAAGAAGACTTGAACTTCCATGAGCCTAAGCTCACTAGAACCTGAATCTAGCGCGTCTACCGGTTCCGCCATAGCTGCATGAAGGCAGATTGTAGACATAGGTTAAAAAAAACACAATTCAGAAACTTTTTCAAAGGAAAAGAGAGAAATATCCTATCTATTTCCGGAATTCTTCTGAGAATAACCAGAGAATACTTGATCTATGCTTATGAAAGATATTTATGTTAAAAAAACCTCCACACACCTCTGTTTAGGTCATTCATATTTATTAAGATCTTCTAATTGTTTTTAATCATTTGATTTGAAATGCTTTGAGAATCTGTTAGAGACAGTTTTAAAGTTGAAAATTAAAACAAGAGTTTCGCTAGATTGTTCTAAGATAATTAAAATTATTTTAATTGCTTGTTTTTACAATAAAATTTTCCTCTAAAATTTATTGCTATTTTGGTTCAAGAGACTCAGGCGACTCTTAGAAGTATTGTCAAGGATCCTGTTCTTTTCATTCTTATGCATACCAACTCTATCGATTTAGAGGAGGCAATAGGTTAGTAGCTTTATGTTCAACATAATTCTCGTGTTATGCTAGTATGGTTGATTTAATGTGAAACAGTGCTAAACTATTCTTGAGTTTATTGTTTTAGAAAAGAATTTTTCTTCAGTAAACCAGGAAAACTTTTAATTTGCTTCATTAGCTGAAAAAGGGATGGGCATGAATATTTCTGGAAGTATCAAGCAGAAACTTCTCCAGTTTTTGGGAAAACAAAAAGCACCAGAATTGTTGGCAACGTATCTATTTTATCTAGAACAAGCTCTAAATATAAATCCTGTAGTTTTCGTTCGTGACAAAATCATTTTTAAAACTCCAGAAGATGCTATTCGAATTCTTGAGGAAGGCAAAAAGATTTGGCGCGAAACAGAGATACAAATTTGCTCTGGGAAACCAGAAGTTAATGAACACACAAAAAGAATCTATATTTGTCCTTTCACTGGAAAGGTGTTTGCTGACAACGTGTATGCTGATCCTCAAGACGCTATTTATGATTGGTTATCCTTGTGTCCTCAGAATACAGAGCGCCAAAGTGGTGTTCGTGTAAAACGTTTCCTTGTGTCCGACGATCCAAGTATGATCAAAGAATACATCATTCCTCCTAAAGAGCCAATTGTTAAAACTGTTTTTGCCTCTGCTATTACCGGAAAACTATTTCATAGCTTGCCAACACTTATAGAAGATTTTACTTCTACATATTTGCGTCCTATGACTTTGGAAGAAGTGCAAAATCAAAATAAGTTCCAATTGGAAGGTACTTTCTTATCTTTACTACAAGACGCTCTCGTGGAAGACAAAATTGCTGAGTTTGTAGAAAGCTTAGCGGATGATACAGCCTTTCATGTATATATTAGTCAATGGGTAGATACAGAAGAGTAACCAATTCTGCTCAAAAAACTGTAGATATGGGTATCGAACTTGGCAAAATACTTCCTCAAGGAGTTGTTTTGTTATTGTTTGGTGATTATGGTGCAGGGAAAACAGAATTTGTGCGCGGCGTTGTACAAGGATATTTGGGGGATGCTTGGGATCAAGAGGTCGCTAGTCCTTCATTTTCTCTTTTACATGTGTATGGTAGTGAGCTGCAAAGAATCTGCCACTATGATTTTTACCGAATAGACGCTATCGGAGAAAATCAACAAGATCTTTTTCAGGATGCTGAAGAAGAAGATGTTTTATGTATAGAATGGCCGGAAAACATAACGTTACCGCGATTTCGAGAGATAATACAGATTCAGATTAATGTGCTAATTACTAATCAAAGAGAGGTGAGCATAGATGCCTCACCATCGATATTGTTAAAATTGCAGAAGGAATAAAAGAGAATCATGACTTTACTAAAAGATACGGTTTTTGTTTGCCTAGATTGTGAAATGACTGGGTTGGATGTAAAAAAAGATCGTATTATTGAATTTGCTGCCATGCGTTTCACTTTTGATAATGTGATTGATTCTATGGAGACTCTGATCAATCCCGACCGCGTGATTTCAGCGGAATCACAAAGAATACACCGTATTTCTGATGCAATGTTAAAAGATCAGCCCAGGATTGCTGAGGTATTTCCAAAAATTAAATCTTTTTTGAAAGAAGGAGACTATATAGTTGGACATAGCGTGGGGTTTGATTTACAAGTCTTGACTCAAGAAGCTGAGAGAGTAGGGGAGAGCTTCCTGTCTAAGTATTGTATTATTGATACTTTGAGATTGGCAAAGGAATATGGAGATAGTCCTAACAATTCATTAGAAGCTTTAGCTGTGCATTTCAATGTTCCTTATGACGGCAATCATCGTGCTATGAAAGATGTAGAGATCAACATCAATATTTTCAAACATTTCTGTAAGCGATTTCGAACTATAGAGCAGCTTAAGCAGATGTTAGCAAAACCCATAAAGAT contains these protein-coding regions:
- the trxA gene encoding thioredoxin, with translation MVKVVSAENFNSFITTGLVLIDFFAEWCGPCKMLTPVLESLATEVPSVLIGKLNIDDHPAPAEQYGVSSIPTLILFKDGKEIDRVVGLKDKDSLIKLINQHS
- a CDS encoding tRNA (cytidine(34)-2'-O)-methyltransferase, which gives rise to MKVVLYNPDIPQNTGNIGRTCVALGAELILVRPLGFSLLDKFVKRAGMDYWDKVDLSVVDSLDEALSGVDQNKVFCLSTKGSKYYGDVSLPMDGVYLFGSESKGLPEEVLKKYYNHCYYLPMKRGIRSLNLATTVGVVLFETVRQNNQSGCIHNVD
- a CDS encoding DUF2709 domain-containing protein, which encodes MNISGSIKQKLLQFLGKQKAPELLATYLFYLEQALNINPVVFVRDKIIFKTPEDAIRILEEGKKIWRETEIQICSGKPEVNEHTKRIYICPFTGKVFADNVYADPQDAIYDWLSLCPQNTERQSGVRVKRFLVSDDPSMIKEYIIPPKEPIVKTVFASAITGKLFHSLPTLIEDFTSTYLRPMTLEEVQNQNKFQLEGTFLSLLQDALVEDKIAEFVESLADDTAFHVYISQWVDTEE
- the tsaE gene encoding tRNA (adenosine(37)-N6)-threonylcarbamoyltransferase complex ATPase subunit type 1 TsaE yields the protein MGRYRRVTNSAQKTVDMGIELGKILPQGVVLLLFGDYGAGKTEFVRGVVQGYLGDAWDQEVASPSFSLLHVYGSELQRICHYDFYRIDAIGENQQDLFQDAEEEDVLCIEWPENITLPRFREIIQIQINVLITNQREVSIDASPSILLKLQKE
- a CDS encoding putative quorum-sensing-regulated virulence factor encodes the protein MTLLKDTVFVCLDCEMTGLDVKKDRIIEFAAMRFTFDNVIDSMETLINPDRVISAESQRIHRISDAMLKDQPRIAEVFPKIKSFLKEGDYIVGHSVGFDLQVLTQEAERVGESFLSKYCIIDTLRLAKEYGDSPNNSLEALAVHFNVPYDGNHRAMKDVEININIFKHFCKRFRTIEQLKQMLAKPIKMKYMPLGKHKGRCFSEIPLSYLQWASKMDFDADLLFSIRHEIKHRQKGTGFTQVNNPFIGL